Proteins encoded by one window of Fodinicurvata sp. EGI_FJ10296:
- a CDS encoding site-specific DNA-methyltransferase yields the protein MLAEDRILVGDCIAAMQSLEPGSIDCVFADPPYNLQLGGDLHRPNNSRVDGVDEDWDRFENIGAYDKFTREWLSAAANALKADGTLWTIGSYHNIFRVGAILQDLGFWILNDVIWRKTNPMPNFRGTRFTNAHETLIWAAKSPNARYTFNYEAMKNLNEDLQMRSDWLLPVCSGGERLKTDAGSKAHPTQKPESLLYRVILASTRPGETILDPFFGTGTTGAVARRTGRRFVGIERDDDYAAVARARIEAITEPADLTLYQTSGRRQAQRIPFGTVVERGLIRPGTVVTDQRRRYTARVKADGTLISVSEYGHHKGSIHQVGAALQQAPSCNGWTFWHVEDEDGSLLSIDIYRQRVRSELDGAAL from the coding sequence TTGCGTCTTTGCGGACCCGCCCTACAACCTGCAGCTCGGCGGTGATCTGCATCGGCCGAACAATTCGCGCGTCGACGGCGTGGACGAGGATTGGGACCGGTTCGAGAATATCGGCGCCTATGACAAGTTCACACGCGAATGGCTGTCCGCCGCAGCGAACGCTCTCAAGGCCGACGGCACGCTCTGGACCATCGGCTCCTATCACAACATTTTTCGCGTCGGGGCCATTCTTCAGGATCTGGGCTTCTGGATTCTGAACGATGTCATCTGGCGCAAGACCAACCCGATGCCGAACTTTCGCGGCACCCGCTTTACCAATGCGCACGAGACCCTTATCTGGGCCGCCAAGTCACCGAACGCCCGTTACACGTTCAACTACGAAGCGATGAAGAACCTCAACGAGGATCTTCAGATGCGCAGCGACTGGCTGCTGCCGGTCTGTTCGGGCGGCGAGCGCCTGAAAACCGACGCCGGTTCAAAGGCACACCCGACGCAAAAGCCGGAATCGCTGCTATACCGGGTCATTCTGGCGTCGACCCGGCCGGGCGAAACCATCCTCGACCCGTTCTTCGGCACCGGAACGACCGGCGCCGTCGCGCGCCGGACCGGACGCCGGTTCGTGGGTATCGAGCGCGATGACGACTATGCCGCCGTGGCGCGGGCACGCATCGAGGCGATCACCGAGCCGGCGGACCTGACGCTCTATCAGACATCGGGCCGTCGGCAGGCGCAGCGCATCCCCTTCGGGACCGTGGTCGAACGCGGACTGATCCGCCCCGGCACCGTCGTAACCGATCAACGCCGCCGGTATACCGCGCGGGTCAAGGCCGACGGCACCCTGATCTCGGTATCGGAATACGGCCACCACAAGGGCTCCATCCATCAGGTCGGCGCTGCGCTGCAACAGGCGCCAAGCTGCAACGGCTGGACATTCTGGCATGTGGAAGACGAAGACGGCAGCCTGCTATCGATCGATATCTATCGCCAGCGCGTGCGCAGCGAGTTGGACGGCGCCGCACTCTGA
- the mutY gene encoding A/G-specific adenine glycosylase — MPGTMGNTVESAQDEDAGAVDQAVARDRRVRLLTWYDHHRRALPWRALPGGYPDPYHVWLSEIMLQQTTVATVKSYFEAFVSRWPTVEGLAAAELDSVLQAWAGLGYYARARNLHRCAGTVVERHDGVFPNTVEELRQLPGVGDYTAAAVAAIAFGRPATVVDGNIERVVARLFNVATPLPRAKPELKRLAGAFFPDSPGERPGDVAQALMDLGATICTPRKPRCILCPLSAECAARLAGTEAGLPAKKAKPPKPVRRGIVFWAVNGKGDVFLRRRAEKGLLGGMMEVPSSEWLAEADFPALDAAAKQAPLPAGWRLLPGMVRHTFTHFHLELKVAVARIPYAPVANGRWVALEALGDEALPTVMRKVVRHALAHGTRIAE; from the coding sequence GTGCCGGGAACGATGGGAAACACGGTCGAGAGCGCGCAGGACGAGGATGCCGGGGCGGTGGACCAGGCTGTGGCGCGCGACCGGCGTGTCCGGTTGCTGACATGGTACGACCATCACCGGCGGGCGTTGCCCTGGCGCGCGCTGCCCGGCGGTTATCCCGACCCGTATCACGTCTGGCTGAGCGAGATCATGCTCCAGCAGACGACGGTTGCGACGGTGAAATCGTATTTCGAAGCGTTCGTGTCGCGCTGGCCCACGGTCGAGGGGCTGGCCGCCGCCGAACTGGACTCGGTTCTCCAAGCCTGGGCCGGACTGGGCTATTATGCACGGGCTCGTAACCTTCATCGCTGCGCCGGTACAGTTGTCGAGCGCCATGACGGCGTATTCCCGAATACTGTCGAGGAATTGCGGCAGCTTCCAGGCGTCGGCGACTATACGGCCGCTGCAGTAGCGGCGATCGCGTTCGGCCGGCCGGCCACGGTGGTCGACGGCAATATCGAGCGGGTCGTGGCCCGGCTGTTCAATGTCGCCACGCCGCTGCCCCGGGCCAAGCCCGAACTCAAACGGCTTGCGGGGGCGTTCTTTCCCGACAGTCCGGGCGAGCGCCCCGGCGATGTCGCCCAGGCGCTCATGGATCTCGGCGCGACGATCTGCACGCCGCGCAAGCCGCGCTGCATTCTATGCCCGTTGTCGGCGGAATGCGCGGCGCGACTGGCCGGAACCGAAGCCGGCCTGCCGGCGAAAAAGGCCAAGCCGCCCAAACCTGTCCGCCGGGGAATCGTCTTCTGGGCGGTCAACGGCAAAGGCGACGTGTTCCTGCGCCGCCGGGCGGAAAAGGGTCTGCTGGGCGGCATGATGGAGGTGCCGAGCAGCGAATGGTTGGCAGAGGCGGATTTTCCGGCTCTGGATGCCGCCGCAAAGCAGGCACCGCTGCCGGCGGGATGGCGGCTGCTGCCCGGCATGGTCCGGCATACCTTTACCCATTTCCATCTGGAACTGAAGGTCGCCGTCGCGCGGATTCCCTATGCGCCGGTCGCCAATGGCCGGTGGGTTGCCCTGGAGGCTCTGGGCGACGAAGCCCTGCCGACGGTCATGCGCAAGGTCGTGCGCCACGCTCTGGCCCATGGCACCCGCATCGCGGAATGA
- a CDS encoding DciA family protein, with protein MAGPRSLTYIAHPIARRALGKKHADLGLLLDHWDDIVGGDLARYAVPDRIAKGRKGGATLHVRVAPGAASRLQHDIPRLIERLNAVLGTGAVESVRLTQTNVGAGPKRSRRPPPLPAQEAATLDSLMLSVQDPSLRAALSALGEGIFRRSATAQRPETARNAPRKTQ; from the coding sequence ATGGCCGGCCCCCGCTCGCTGACCTATATAGCGCATCCGATCGCCAGACGCGCCCTCGGTAAAAAGCATGCCGATCTGGGATTGCTGCTGGACCACTGGGACGATATCGTCGGCGGCGACCTGGCACGATATGCGGTTCCCGACCGCATCGCCAAGGGTCGCAAAGGCGGCGCGACGCTCCATGTGCGCGTTGCCCCCGGCGCGGCATCCCGTTTGCAGCACGACATCCCGCGCCTGATCGAGCGACTGAACGCGGTCCTGGGAACCGGCGCGGTCGAAAGCGTCCGACTCACACAAACGAATGTCGGCGCCGGCCCCAAACGCAGCCGGCGCCCGCCGCCGTTACCGGCGCAAGAGGCCGCGACGCTGGACAGTCTGATGCTCAGCGTTCAGGACCCGTCCCTGCGTGCGGCACTGAGCGCGCTGGGCGAAGGCATCTTTCGCCGGTCCGCAACCGCGCAAAGGCCGGAGACCGCTCGAAACGCCCCGCGAAAAACACAATGA
- a CDS encoding thioredoxin domain-containing protein, whose product MQRRSLLRTAGLATGTAAFGGLAGVSGIVGRQPVGLIGSAAASDAWPPAVGEYDMVLGDDDAPVTMIEYASFTCGHCANFHTESLPTIKEDYIDQGHVRLIFRDFPLDGMALRAGLIARAAPKSRYFSVVDVMFQQQSRWVQASDPIAALSNIALMAGASQEDIDANLQNEPLADALITLRTEGESRYQVSATPTFVIEGEVISGNMPLADMQSTLDSHI is encoded by the coding sequence ATGCAACGACGTAGCCTTCTGAGAACGGCCGGTCTGGCCACCGGCACCGCAGCATTCGGCGGGTTGGCCGGGGTATCCGGTATTGTCGGGCGGCAGCCCGTGGGCCTGATCGGCTCCGCCGCCGCGTCCGACGCCTGGCCGCCGGCCGTCGGCGAATACGACATGGTACTGGGCGATGACGACGCGCCGGTCACGATGATCGAATACGCGTCGTTCACCTGCGGCCATTGTGCCAATTTCCACACCGAAAGCCTGCCAACGATCAAGGAAGACTACATCGACCAGGGCCATGTTCGGCTGATCTTCCGTGATTTCCCGCTCGACGGGATGGCGCTGCGGGCGGGGCTGATTGCCCGGGCCGCCCCGAAAAGCCGCTATTTCAGTGTCGTCGACGTCATGTTCCAGCAGCAGTCGCGCTGGGTTCAGGCCTCCGATCCGATCGCGGCCCTGTCGAATATCGCATTGATGGCTGGCGCCAGTCAGGAAGACATCGACGCCAACCTGCAGAACGAGCCGCTCGCGGACGCCCTGATCACGCTTCGAACCGAGGGCGAGTCGCGGTATCAGGTCAGCGCGACGCCGACCTTCGTGATCGAAGGAGAGGTGATCTCCGGCAACATGCCGCTGGCCGACATGCAAAGCACGCTGGACAGTCATATTTAG
- the smc gene encoding chromosome segregation protein SMC, which yields MRFLKLRLSGFKSFVDPTELALEQGITAIVGPNGCGKSNLVEALRWVMGESSARRLRGGDMDDVIFGGTVSRPARNIAEVSLQIDNSARTAPAGFNTDDTLQVVRRIERDKGSDYRLNNRSVRARDIQTLFQDNGAGASSVALVSQGSVGALIAARPGERRRILEEAAGVAGLHSRRQEAEGRLKAAEDNLSRTEDVLNAARSRIDGLRRQARQAEKYRQISERIRHLDHLLIHRRWRDATEALNAARRSYEANERSIGEAMVALDRADAAHKAAENAVAPVKKREADTGATVQRLVVDSDRLDREAEKVGETRRDMEARLKQIDRDAEREKSLMADADTATAVLLRERDQLQNELAGLPDERDQADAALQSARNALAAEEEAVGALTAQAAAADASVTAADRRIKERDAEAARLATRLQAAQKALADAEAAAGELADPEPLTARAEEAEAAIDQARRDAETARQETEAAEAERRRADDDAAAAAGPVQKLESEAAGLRSILDRPSAGKGGSKTSAQPGPDAGGAIVFDRLSVAPGYESAAPAALGDGIRAVLGDGGPCFWRDLCAGGSGNDPSDGSGTDAPPAPDGDSGQLRPLKMVVDGPEAIRRRLSATWAAETLDAALSWQPALKPGQRIVTMDGAVIDWDGYVRAADAPAPEAALLRHRNRLAEIDDELAAARQVLATSRTRQDTARTSLADAKSREQATREAAARSEAEARAARDAAAEAVREDDRQRARIDAARTALENTDEAAAEARRAATAAHSERQGLEDPAALRRDLDARRKARDAARRDEEHRRESVQTLERRIGGKKRRLAAIAEELEGWNKRRATATERVADVDRRAGGCRKTLADLEGRPEAIAAERTAIADRLEAARADQRDAADAAAKAEDTVRETARAHRDAEHHLAGLKETRARLEGDVRHARDLLAAIRDQSEEKMGAPPESLPEPASMLRNDGSTPSGESPASDVPESVEAIAAEGETLRRSRDALGPVNLRAEQDLAEALQSIETMEADRQDIMDAIARLRDGIASLDRDARTRLTAAFKEVDAHFQSLFSRLFGGGSAALKLTDMDDPLSSGLEILASPPGKRLQHLSLLSGGEQALAALALLFSVFLTRPSPICVLDEVDAPLDDANVDRLCSLLEELADQDISRFVMVTHHRLSMARAHRLYGVTMREQGISNLVSLDLGRAEALRQPELALA from the coding sequence TTGCGCTTTTTGAAATTGCGGCTTTCCGGTTTCAAGTCCTTCGTCGATCCGACGGAATTGGCGTTGGAACAGGGAATTACGGCGATCGTCGGCCCGAATGGCTGCGGCAAATCGAACCTCGTCGAAGCGCTGCGCTGGGTCATGGGCGAAAGCTCGGCCCGGCGTCTGCGCGGCGGCGATATGGACGATGTGATTTTCGGTGGAACGGTGTCGCGTCCGGCCCGCAACATCGCCGAAGTCTCGCTGCAGATCGACAACAGCGCCCGCACCGCGCCGGCCGGATTCAATACCGACGACACGCTTCAGGTCGTCCGGCGCATCGAGCGTGACAAAGGCTCGGACTACCGTCTCAACAATCGCTCGGTCCGGGCGCGCGACATTCAGACGCTGTTCCAGGACAACGGCGCCGGCGCATCGTCCGTTGCACTGGTCAGCCAGGGCAGCGTCGGCGCCCTGATCGCCGCCCGCCCCGGTGAGCGGCGCCGCATCCTTGAGGAAGCGGCCGGCGTCGCCGGCCTTCATTCGCGCCGGCAAGAGGCCGAGGGCCGGCTGAAAGCGGCGGAAGACAACCTTTCTCGCACCGAAGATGTCCTGAACGCGGCCAGATCGCGCATCGATGGACTCCGCCGTCAGGCTCGCCAGGCCGAGAAATACCGCCAGATATCAGAGCGAATTCGCCATCTCGATCACCTGTTGATCCATCGCCGCTGGCGCGACGCGACCGAGGCCCTGAATGCCGCCCGCCGGTCATACGAGGCGAACGAGCGCTCGATCGGCGAAGCCATGGTTGCCCTGGACCGGGCCGACGCAGCCCACAAGGCTGCCGAGAACGCCGTTGCGCCGGTCAAAAAGCGCGAGGCCGATACGGGAGCCACTGTTCAACGTCTGGTGGTCGACTCCGACCGCCTGGACCGGGAAGCCGAGAAGGTCGGGGAGACCCGCCGTGACATGGAAGCCCGTCTGAAGCAGATCGACCGCGACGCCGAGCGCGAAAAGAGCCTGATGGCGGATGCCGATACCGCGACCGCAGTTCTGCTCCGCGAACGCGATCAACTTCAGAACGAACTGGCCGGGTTGCCGGACGAGCGCGATCAGGCCGACGCCGCGCTCCAGAGCGCCCGAAATGCGCTCGCAGCCGAGGAAGAGGCCGTCGGCGCCTTGACGGCACAAGCCGCCGCCGCCGACGCCTCGGTGACGGCGGCCGATCGCCGGATCAAGGAACGCGACGCCGAGGCCGCCCGTCTGGCGACCCGGCTTCAGGCCGCGCAGAAGGCGCTGGCCGATGCCGAAGCAGCGGCCGGCGAACTGGCCGATCCCGAGCCATTAACCGCCCGTGCCGAAGAGGCCGAAGCGGCCATCGATCAGGCGCGCCGCGATGCCGAAACCGCTCGTCAGGAGACCGAGGCCGCCGAAGCCGAGCGGCGGCGCGCCGACGACGATGCCGCCGCAGCCGCCGGACCGGTCCAGAAGCTCGAATCCGAAGCCGCCGGCCTGCGCTCGATCCTCGACCGGCCAAGCGCCGGAAAGGGCGGCAGCAAGACCTCGGCCCAACCCGGTCCGGACGCGGGCGGCGCCATCGTCTTCGACCGATTGAGCGTTGCGCCGGGATACGAATCGGCGGCGCCTGCCGCCTTGGGCGATGGTATTCGCGCCGTGCTGGGGGATGGCGGACCGTGCTTCTGGCGCGACCTGTGCGCCGGCGGATCGGGCAATGACCCATCGGACGGTTCAGGGACGGACGCCCCGCCCGCTCCGGACGGCGACAGCGGCCAGCTCCGGCCTCTGAAGATGGTCGTCGACGGACCCGAGGCCATTCGGCGGCGGCTGTCGGCGACCTGGGCGGCGGAGACACTGGACGCTGCGCTTTCCTGGCAACCGGCGCTGAAGCCCGGTCAGCGGATCGTGACCATGGACGGGGCCGTCATCGACTGGGACGGTTATGTTCGAGCCGCCGACGCCCCCGCGCCCGAAGCGGCACTGCTCAGGCACCGGAATCGATTGGCCGAAATCGATGACGAACTGGCGGCGGCACGACAGGTGCTGGCCACCTCGCGCACACGTCAGGACACAGCGCGCACCTCCCTGGCCGACGCCAAAAGCCGCGAACAGGCCACACGCGAAGCAGCGGCGCGATCGGAAGCCGAGGCTCGCGCAGCGCGTGACGCCGCCGCGGAGGCCGTCCGCGAGGACGATCGCCAGCGCGCCCGCATCGACGCGGCCCGCACGGCGCTGGAAAACACCGACGAGGCTGCCGCCGAAGCCCGGCGCGCGGCAACGGCGGCACACAGCGAACGCCAGGGGCTGGAGGATCCGGCAGCCTTGCGCCGGGATCTCGACGCCCGGCGCAAGGCCCGCGACGCCGCGCGGCGGGATGAAGAACATCGGCGCGAGTCCGTTCAGACGCTCGAACGGCGGATCGGTGGCAAAAAACGGCGTCTTGCAGCGATTGCCGAGGAATTGGAAGGCTGGAACAAACGCCGCGCCACGGCAACAGAACGGGTCGCCGATGTCGACCGGCGGGCCGGTGGATGCCGCAAGACCCTGGCGGATCTTGAGGGGCGACCGGAAGCGATCGCCGCGGAGCGCACCGCGATTGCCGACCGGCTGGAAGCCGCCCGCGCCGATCAGCGGGACGCCGCCGACGCCGCGGCAAAGGCGGAAGATACCGTCCGCGAAACGGCCAGGGCCCATCGCGATGCGGAGCACCACCTGGCCGGCCTGAAGGAAACACGCGCGAGGCTCGAAGGCGATGTCCGCCACGCCCGTGACCTGCTCGCCGCGATCCGCGACCAGTCCGAAGAGAAAATGGGCGCGCCGCCGGAGTCGCTACCCGAACCGGCTTCGATGCTGCGAAACGACGGCAGCACGCCGTCTGGCGAATCACCCGCCAGCGACGTCCCCGAAAGTGTCGAAGCAATCGCAGCCGAAGGTGAAACGCTGCGCCGGTCCCGCGATGCGTTGGGGCCAGTCAACCTGCGCGCCGAGCAGGACCTGGCCGAAGCCCTGCAGTCGATCGAAACCATGGAAGCGGACCGGCAGGACATCATGGACGCCATCGCGCGACTGCGCGACGGAATAGCCAGCCTCGACCGTGACGCCCGCACGCGTCTGACGGCGGCCTTCAAGGAGGTCGACGCCCATTTTCAGTCCCTCTTTTCACGGCTGTTCGGCGGCGGCAGCGCGGCGCTGAAGCTGACCGACATGGACGACCCGCTGTCATCGGGGCTGGAAATCCTCGCCAGCCCGCCGGGCAAACGGCTGCAGCACCTGTCGCTGCTGTCCGGCGGCGAGCAGGCGCTGGCGGCCCTGGCGCTGCTGTTCTCGGTGTTCCTGACCCGGCCATCGCCGATATGTGTGCTGGACGAGGTCGATGCGCCGCTGGATGACGCCAATGTCGACAGGCTCTGTTCGCTGCTGGAAGAGCTTGCCGATCAGGACATTTCGCGGTTCGTCATGGTGACCCACCACCGGCTTTCCATGGCCCGCGCCCACCGCCTCTATGGCGTCACGATGCGCGAACAGGGCATCTCCAACCTGGTATCGCTCGATCTCGGCCGGGCCGAGGCGCTGCGGCAACCGGAACTCGCCCTGGCCTGA
- a CDS encoding F0F1 ATP synthase subunit A, whose product MAGPLEQFEVEPIVPIQVGTLDLSFTNASLWMVISVVLITGMLTVCMRGRALVPTRMQSLAEMFYEVIANMIRDSVGNDGRKYFPFVFSLFMFILFGNLLGMIPGSFTYTSHIIVTFGLAAVVFIGVTVIGLVRHKARFFTLFFPHGAPVWTAIILVPIELISYLSRPISLSVRLFANMTVGHLMLKVIAGFVAAMGVFGILPIAGLVAVTALEFLIAAIQAYVFAILTCIYLHDALHLH is encoded by the coding sequence GTGGCGGGTCCTTTGGAGCAGTTCGAGGTCGAGCCGATCGTCCCTATTCAGGTCGGCACGTTGGATCTGTCTTTTACGAATGCGAGCTTGTGGATGGTCATTTCGGTGGTTCTCATCACCGGAATGCTGACCGTTTGCATGCGCGGACGGGCTCTCGTGCCCACGCGAATGCAATCACTTGCGGAAATGTTCTACGAAGTCATCGCGAACATGATCCGTGACAGTGTCGGCAATGACGGCCGCAAATATTTCCCCTTCGTGTTTTCGCTGTTCATGTTCATCCTGTTCGGCAATCTGCTGGGGATGATACCAGGCAGCTTTACGTATACCAGCCATATCATCGTAACATTCGGTCTTGCGGCGGTCGTCTTCATCGGCGTCACCGTGATCGGTCTGGTACGGCACAAGGCCAGGTTCTTCACCCTGTTTTTCCCCCATGGTGCGCCCGTCTGGACGGCGATCATTCTCGTTCCGATCGAATTGATCTCCTATCTGTCCCGGCCGATCAGCCTTTCGGTGCGGCTTTTCGCCAATATGACCGTGGGCCACCTGATGCTGAAGGTGATCGCCGGATTCGTCGCGGCCATGGGCGTTTTCGGAATTCTGCCGATCGCCGGTCTGGTCGCCGTAACGGCGCTGGAGTTCCTGATCGCCGCCATTCAGGCATATGTTTTCGCGATCTTGACTTGCATCTATCTCCACGATGCGCTTCACCTTCACTAG
- a CDS encoding F0F1 ATP synthase subunit C, whose protein sequence is MEAEAARFIGAGLAAIGMIGAGLGVGNVWSSYFQAIARNPAAKEDIGPSVFIGFAVTEAIALFALIIGLIALYG, encoded by the coding sequence ATGGAAGCAGAAGCTGCACGCTTTATCGGCGCCGGTCTGGCCGCCATTGGTATGATCGGCGCCGGCCTGGGTGTCGGTAACGTCTGGTCGTCCTACTTCCAGGCCATTGCACGGAACCCGGCCGCCAAGGAAGACATTGGACCGAGCGTCTTCATCGGCTTCGCCGTTACCGAGGCCATCGCGCTGTTCGCCCTGATCATCGGTCTGATCGCGCTGTATGGATAA
- a CDS encoding F0F1 ATP synthase subunit B', with product MPQFDPSSFISQLFWLAVTFVALYFLMSRIALPRIAEVLEERSERIADDLDRAENLRSEAETVITQYEAALTKARSEATSMIVGTQHDIDKTIEERTRDFDAQLGARLREAEERIGKAKSDALQQVRDIAVDITGDITTRLTGETPDSKAVAAAVDARMGGVPQ from the coding sequence ATGCCTCAATTCGACCCGTCATCCTTCATCAGCCAACTGTTCTGGCTGGCGGTGACGTTCGTCGCTCTCTATTTCCTTATGAGCCGTATTGCCCTTCCCCGCATTGCGGAAGTTCTCGAGGAACGTTCGGAGCGTATTGCCGACGACCTCGATCGCGCCGAGAACCTGCGCAGCGAGGCTGAAACCGTGATCACCCAATACGAGGCGGCTCTGACCAAAGCCCGGTCTGAGGCAACCTCGATGATCGTCGGCACCCAGCATGACATCGACAAGACGATCGAAGAGCGCACGCGCGATTTTGATGCTCAGCTTGGCGCACGTCTGCGCGAGGCAGAAGAACGAATCGGCAAAGCCAAATCCGACGCACTTCAGCAAGTGCGGGATATCGCCGTCGACATTACCGGTGACATCACCACACGGTTGACCGGCGAAACCCCGGACTCGAAGGCTGTCGCCGCCGCCGTGGACGCCAGAATGGGTGGAGTGCCTCAATAA
- a CDS encoding F0F1 ATP synthase subunit B, whose translation MEITNLWLLIALVIFLVIAWKPAKRAVLQMLDSRSDRIRAELEEAQRLREEAQAELANVQRRHRDSLAEAEDIIAHARVEAERIRERSMADLERAMERRESQAMDRIAQAEAAATSEVRTVAVDTAIAAAEQVLRDGLTDATRQKLIDSAIEDLPNRLN comes from the coding sequence ATGGAGATCACCAATCTTTGGCTTCTGATCGCGCTTGTCATTTTCCTGGTCATCGCCTGGAAGCCTGCCAAGCGCGCCGTTCTCCAGATGCTCGACAGCCGCTCGGATCGTATTCGCGCGGAATTGGAAGAGGCTCAGCGCCTGCGGGAGGAAGCCCAGGCGGAATTGGCGAATGTTCAGCGGCGTCATCGGGATTCTCTCGCCGAGGCCGAGGACATCATCGCCCATGCCAGGGTTGAGGCCGAACGCATCCGTGAACGATCCATGGCCGATCTCGAACGGGCCATGGAACGCCGCGAAAGCCAGGCCATGGACCGCATTGCTCAGGCCGAGGCAGCGGCCACGTCGGAAGTACGGACAGTCGCCGTCGATACGGCCATTGCCGCCGCCGAACAGGTGCTACGCGATGGGCTGACCGACGCCACCCGCCAGAAACTCATCGACTCGGCAATCGAAGACCTTCCCAACCGGCTGAACTGA
- a CDS encoding site-2 protease family protein, translated as MFANRLTLFTLFGFRIMVDASWLLLAVLIVWSLSTGLFPVLLPGQSAGTYWSMGVIGLFGLAASIVAHELAHAVVARRYDMPIRSITLFIFGGVAEMEREPPTAKGEFLMAIAGPIMSLVVAFLFWAAAGFSGGGLSGAGSSETLTGQPGVSPIGLVLGYVAFINLLLAVFNMVPAFPLDGGRVLRSALWAWKGDLIWATRIAASAGSVFAAILMGLGLASFIGGNVIGGVWYFILGLFVHAAAQGQVRHQMTQSILSGQPVSRFMRRNIVAVPADLPVPQAIDDYFYRYFYKTFPVMDGGSLVGVLGTEQLGDRDDAVGKSVSAVMVPVTEDALIAPNEDAAAALMQMQRTGKSRLLVAKRHNGSQIELVGILSLRDLMNFLALKSDLDRR; from the coding sequence ATGTTCGCGAACCGATTGACCCTGTTCACACTGTTCGGCTTCAGAATCATGGTGGACGCAAGCTGGCTGTTGCTGGCGGTTCTTATCGTCTGGAGCCTGTCCACGGGACTCTTTCCAGTCCTGCTTCCCGGCCAGAGTGCCGGCACATACTGGTCCATGGGCGTCATCGGTCTGTTCGGCCTGGCGGCGTCGATCGTCGCCCATGAACTCGCTCATGCCGTCGTTGCCAGGCGCTATGACATGCCGATCAGGAGTATCACCCTGTTCATTTTCGGTGGTGTTGCGGAAATGGAGCGCGAACCGCCGACGGCCAAGGGAGAATTCCTCATGGCGATCGCGGGCCCGATCATGTCGCTCGTGGTGGCGTTCCTGTTCTGGGCGGCGGCCGGCTTCTCAGGGGGCGGCCTATCGGGTGCAGGGTCCTCCGAAACGCTCACCGGGCAACCAGGCGTTTCGCCGATCGGTCTGGTTCTTGGCTATGTCGCATTCATCAATCTTCTGCTGGCCGTCTTCAACATGGTTCCGGCCTTTCCGCTCGACGGCGGCCGCGTGCTGCGCTCGGCACTCTGGGCCTGGAAAGGCGACCTGATCTGGGCGACGCGGATCGCAGCCTCCGCCGGCAGCGTGTTTGCCGCGATTCTGATGGGCCTGGGGCTGGCATCCTTTATCGGCGGCAATGTCATCGGCGGTGTCTGGTACTTCATTCTGGGACTGTTCGTTCATGCTGCCGCTCAGGGGCAGGTTCGCCACCAGATGACGCAATCGATCCTGTCGGGCCAGCCGGTAAGCAGGTTCATGCGGCGCAACATCGTGGCAGTGCCGGCCGACCTGCCGGTCCCGCAAGCGATCGACGACTATTTCTACCGGTATTTCTACAAGACATTTCCGGTAATGGACGGCGGCAGCCTTGTCGGCGTGCTGGGAACAGAGCAACTGGGTGACCGGGACGATGCTGTCGGGAAGTCCGTCAGTGCGGTCATGGTGCCGGTGACCGAGGATGCGCTCATCGCCCCGAACGAGGACGCAGCCGCTGCCCTGATGCAGATGCAGCGTACCGGAAAGTCGCGCCTGCTTGTGGCAAAGAGACACAATGGCAGCCAGATCGAACTGGTCGGCATTCTGTCGCTTCGCGATCTCATGAACTTTCTGGCGCTGAAATCGGATCTGGATCGACGGTAG